The Pyrus communis chromosome 2, drPyrComm1.1, whole genome shotgun sequence genome includes a window with the following:
- the LOC137726147 gene encoding cullin-4-like: MSLMSHPTKRSSAINHSSSGTSSSSSSSLNPSSAGPPMKKAKSQAVACSLDPSKNGLHHHHHHTHTHPPQDPDNDAVFDPSSMSLDDDLRPDDPSPRGVAANLSRKKAQPPQPSTKKLVIKLVKAKPTLPTNFEEETWAKLKSAICAIFLKKPDSCDLEKLYQAVTDLCLHKMGGSLYQRIEKECERHIAAALQSLVGQSPDLVVFLSLVERCWQDLCDQMLMIRSIALYLDRTYVKQTPNVRSLWDMGLQLFRKHLSLSPEVEHKTVTGLLRMIEKERLGEAVARTLLNHLLKMFTALGIYSESFEKSFLECTSEFYAAEGMKYMQQADVPDYLKHVETRLHEEHERCLIYLDASTRKPLVATAEKQLLERHIPAILDKGFTLLMDGNRIEDLQRMHTLFSRVNALESLRQALSSYIRRTGQGIIMDEEKDKEMVASLLEFKASLDTIWEESFFKNEVFCNTIKDAFEHLINLRQNRPAELIAKFLDEKLRAGNKGTSEEELEGMLDKVLVLFRFIQGKDVFEAFYKKDLAKRLLLGKSASIDAEKSMISKLKTECGSQFTNKLEGMFKDIELSKEINESFKQSSQARTKLPSGIEMSVHVLTTGYWPTYPPMDVRLPHELNVYQDIFKEFYLSKYSGRRLMWQNSLGHCVLKAEFPKGKKELAVSLFQTVVLMLFNDAEKLSLEDIKDSTGIEDKELRRTLQSLACGKVRVLQKFPKGRDVDDGDTFTFNDSFTAPLYRIKVNAIQMKETVEENTSTTERVFQDRQYQVDAAIVRIMKTRKVLSHTLLITELFQQLKFPIKPADLKKRIESLIDREYLERDKNNPQIYNYLA; the protein is encoded by the exons ATGAGTTTGATGTCTCACCCCACCAAACGCTCCTCAGCCATCAACCACAGCAGCAGCggcacctcctcctcctcttcctcctctctcaACCCTTCTTCCGCCGGCCCACCCATGAAAAAGGCCAAGTCGCAGGCGGTGGCCTGTTCCCTCGATCCCAGCAAAAATggcctccaccaccaccaccaccacactcACACTCACCCTCCCCAGGACCCCGATAACGACGCCGTATTCGACCCCTCTTCCATGTCCCTCGACGATGATCTCAGGCCCGACGACCCCTCTCCCCGAGGCGTCGCCGCCAATTTGTCCCGCAAAAAGGCCCAGCCCCCTCAGCCCTCTACCAAGAAGCTCGTCATCAAGCTCGTCAAAG CTAAACCCACATTACCCACAAATTTTGAAGAGGAAACATGGGCAAAGCTGAAGTCGGCTATTTGTGCTATATTCTTGAAGAAACCTGATTCTTGTGACTTGGAGAAGCTTTATCAG GCTGTTACTGATCTCTGCCTGCACAAGATGGGAGGAAGTCTTTATCAACGGATTGAGAAGGAGTGCGAAAGACACATAGCTGCAGCGCTGCAATCTTTGGTTGGCCAAAGCCCAGATTTAGTGGTTTTTCTATCACTTGTTGAGAGATGCTGGCAGGACCTCTGTGATCAGATGTTAATGATTCGCAGTATAGCCTTATATCTTGATAGGACATATGTGAAACAAACACCAAATGTGCGTTCATTGTGGGACATGGGATTGCAGCTTTTCCGCAAACATCTTTCTCTGTCTCCAGAAGTTGAACACAAAACTGTCACTGGCCTTTTAAGAATGATAGagaaagaaag ATTAGGTGAAGCAGTGGCCAGGACTCTGCTTAACCATCTTTTGAAGATGTTTACAGCTTTAGGGATCTACTCAGAAAGCTTTGAGAAGTCATTTCTTGAATGTACTTCTGAATTCTATGCTGCTGAaggcatgaaatatatgcagcAAGCAGATGTTCCAGATTATTTGAAGCACGTGGAG ACAAGGTTGCATGAAGAACATGAAAGATGTTTAATCTACCTGGATGCAAGTACAAGAAAGCCATTAGTTGCAACAGCGGAAAAACAGCTTTTAGAGCGCCATATTCCTGCCATTCTTGACAAG GGTTTCACATTGCTGATGGATGGGAATCGCATTGAGGACCTTCAAAGGATGCACACTCTTTTCTCCAGAGTCAATGCCCTTGAATCACTAAGGCAAGCACTTAGCTCATACATCCGGAGGACAGGGCAGGGGATTATCAtggatgaagaaaaagataaagaaaTGGTTGCTTCTCTTTTGGAATTTAAGGCTTCTCTTGACACTATATGGGAAGAAAGCTTTTTCAAGAATGAAGTATTTTGCAACACCATAAAGGATGCCTTCGAGCATTTAATTAATCTCCGACAG AACCGACCTGCTGAGCTGATTGCCAAGTTTTTGGACGAGAAGCTTCGTGCTGGGAATAAGGGTACTTCTGAAGAGGAATTGGAGGGAATGCTTGATAAGGTCTTGGTTTTATTCAGGTTTATACAG GGTAAGGACGTGTTTGAAGCATTTTATAAGAAAGATCTTGCAAAAAGGCTACTGTTGGGAAAGAGTGCTTCTATTGACGCAGAGAAGTCTATGATTTCCAAG CTGAAGACCGAGTGTGGCAGTCAGTTTACAAACAAACTCGAAGGAATGTTCAAG GATATTGAACTGTCGAAAGAGATAAACGAGTCCTTCAAACAATCATCCCAGGCTAGGACAAAACTCCCATCAGGGATTGAGATGAGTGTTCATGTCCTTACGACTGG GTACTGGCCTACATATCCTCCCATGGATGTTAGACTTCCTCATGAATTGAATGTATACCAG GATATCTTCAAGGAGTTTTACCTAAGCAAGTACAGTGGTAGGCGTTTGATGTGGCAAAATTCATTAGGCCACTGTGTCTTGAAAGCAGAGTTTCCTAAAGGCAAAAAGGAGCTTGCAGTTTCTCTGTTTCAG ACCGTTGTCTTGATGCTGTTTAATGATGCTGAGAAGCTAAGCCTTGAAGACATTAAGGATTCAACTGGCATTGAGGACAAGGAACTGAGAAGAACTCTGCAGTCCCTTGCATGTGGAAAAGTTCGTGTCCTACAAAAG TTTCCCAAAGGGAGAGACGTGGACGATGGCGATACATTTACGTTCAATGATTCATTTACTGCTCCTCTCTACCGCATAAAG GTGAATGCGATCCAAATGAAGGAAACAGTGGAGGAGAACACGAGCACCACTGAGAGAGTATTTCAAGACCGCCAATATCAG GTTGATGCTGCAATTGTTCGGATAATGAAAACTAGGAAGGTGCTGAGTCACACTCTTCTGATAACAGAACTGTTCCAACAG CTTAAATTTCCGATTAAGCCGGCAGATTTGAAGAAAAGGATTGAAAGCCTGATTGACCGGGAGTACCTAGAACGGGACAAGAACAACCCGCAAATTTACAACTACCTAGCATAA
- the LOC137721939 gene encoding uncharacterized protein, protein MGAITTSVIAIVGVVLGWIAIEIACKPCLEQGREAIDRNLNPDYDPDDAVVSSDIHAPLNPPAVNTIAVDLEAEDPKAAAAIAASSHSDGVKAV, encoded by the coding sequence atgggggCGATAACGACCTCAGTGATTGCGATAGTGGGAGTGGTTCTCGGTTGGATCGCCATCGAGATTGCCTGCAAGCCCTGCCTCGAACAGGGCCGCGAAGCCATCGATCGCAACCTCAATCCCGACTACGATCCAGACGACGCCGTCGTCTCCTCCGACATCCACGCCCCTCTCAACCCTCCCGCCGTCAATACCATCGCCGTGGATCTCGAGGCGGAGGATCCCAAGGCCGCTGCTGCCATCGCAGCTTCTTCACATTCCGACGGCGTCAAGGCCGTCTGA
- the LOC137725537 gene encoding F-box/kelch-repeat protein At1g30090-like isoform X3: MQRVRLSSQQAPVHKLGDSQIALSPKFRLAVIQSSLLNPSPELELSLEETPLIPGLPDDVALNCLLRVPVEGHTASKAVSKRWHLMFGSKERFFTRRKELGFKVPWLFVFAFHKCTGRIQWQVLDLTNFSWHTIPAMPCRDKVFPHGFRCVSMPHEGTLFICGGMVSDMDCPLDLVLKYEVQKNRWTVINQMISARSFFASGVIDGKIYVAGGNSSDLFELDSAEVLDPVKGSWHPIASMGANMASYDAAVLNGKLLVTEGWLWPFFVSPRGQVYDPRTNNWESMAVGLREGWTGSSVVICGHLFVVSELERMKLKVYDADTDSWEPIEGPPLPEQICKPFAVNACDCMIYVVGKNLHVAVGQISRVSRKGTCEKKWSFGVRWNVVDAPDCFSDLTPSSSQF; this comes from the exons ATGCAACGGGTTAGACTGTCCTCCCAACAGGCGCCGGTACACAAGCTAGGGGATTCTCAGATTGCGTTATCCCCGAAGTTTAGATTAGCGGTTATCCAGTCTTCGTTGTTGAATCCTTCCCCGGAGTTAGAGCTGTCTCTTGAGGAAACCCCCCTCATTCCTGGCCTTCCTGATGATGTTGCACTTAACTGTCTCCTTCGGGTTCCAGTCGAAGGCCACACAGCAAGCAAAGCTGTCAGCAAGCGTTGGCATCTAATGTTTGGTAGTAAAGAGCGATTTTTTACTCGAAGAAAAGAATTAGGCTTCAAAGTCCCTTGGCTTTTTGTCTTTGCCTTTCACAAGTGCACTGGAAGGATTCAATGGCAGGTTCTTGATCTCACTAATTTCTCTTGGCACACTATCCCTGCCATGCCTTGCAGGGACAAAGTTTTTCCCCATGGATTCAGATGTGTATCGATGCCCCACGAAGGAACTCTCTTTATTTGCGGTGGTATGGTCTCTGATATGGACTGTCCGCTTGACTTGGTCCTGAAATATGAAGTTCAGAAGAATCGGTGGACTGTGATAAATCAGATGATAAGTGCGAGGTCTTTTTTTGCAAGTGGAGTTATTGATGGGAAGATTTATGTGGCTGGAGGAAACAGCTCAGATCTTTTTGAGCTTGACTCAGCCGAGGTTTTGGACCCCGTTAAAGGGAGTTGGCATCCCATAGCTAGCATGGGAGCAAATATGGCCTCTTATGATGCAGCAGTTCTCAACGGAAAGCTTCTTGTTACAGAAGGCTGGTTGTGGCCTTTCTTTGTCTCTCCCAGGGGTCAGGTTTATGATCCGAGAACTAATAATTGGGAGAGCATGGCTGTTGGACTGAGAGAAGGCTGGACAGGTTCAAGTGTGGTGATTTGTGGCCATTTGTTTGTGGTCTCAGAGCTTGAAAGGATGAAGCTTAAGGTTTATGATGCGGATACTGATTCCTGGGAACCAATAGAAGGGCCCCCTTTGCCAGAGCAGATCTGTAAACCCTTTGCTGTCAATGCCTGTGATTGCATGATATATGTTGTGGGCAAGAACCTTCATGTTGCTGTTGGTCAAATCTCAAGGGTTAGCCGTAAAGGAACTTGCGAGAAGAAGTGGAGCTTTGGTGTTCGATGGAATGTGGTTGATGCACCGGATTGTTTCTCTGACTTGACGCCCTCAAGTTCGCAG TTTTAG
- the LOC137725537 gene encoding F-box/kelch-repeat protein At1g30090-like isoform X1, whose protein sequence is MQRVRLSSQQAPVHKLGDSQIALSPKFRLAVIQSSLLNPSPELELSLEETPLIPGLPDDVALNCLLRVPVEGHTASKAVSKRWHLMFGSKERFFTRRKELGFKVPWLFVFAFHKCTGRIQWQVLDLTNFSWHTIPAMPCRDKVFPHGFRCVSMPHEGTLFICGGMVSDMDCPLDLVLKYEVQKNRWTVINQMISARSFFASGVIDGKIYVAGGNSSDLFELDSAEVLDPVKGSWHPIASMGANMASYDAAVLNGKLLVTEGWLWPFFVSPRGQVYDPRTNNWESMAVGLREGWTGSSVVICGHLFVVSELERMKLKVYDADTDSWEPIEGPPLPEQICKPFAVNACDCMIYVVGKNLHVAVGQISRVSRKGTCEKKWSFGVRWNVVDAPDCFSDLTPSSSQIVSHLSLTASCP, encoded by the exons ATGCAACGGGTTAGACTGTCCTCCCAACAGGCGCCGGTACACAAGCTAGGGGATTCTCAGATTGCGTTATCCCCGAAGTTTAGATTAGCGGTTATCCAGTCTTCGTTGTTGAATCCTTCCCCGGAGTTAGAGCTGTCTCTTGAGGAAACCCCCCTCATTCCTGGCCTTCCTGATGATGTTGCACTTAACTGTCTCCTTCGGGTTCCAGTCGAAGGCCACACAGCAAGCAAAGCTGTCAGCAAGCGTTGGCATCTAATGTTTGGTAGTAAAGAGCGATTTTTTACTCGAAGAAAAGAATTAGGCTTCAAAGTCCCTTGGCTTTTTGTCTTTGCCTTTCACAAGTGCACTGGAAGGATTCAATGGCAGGTTCTTGATCTCACTAATTTCTCTTGGCACACTATCCCTGCCATGCCTTGCAGGGACAAAGTTTTTCCCCATGGATTCAGATGTGTATCGATGCCCCACGAAGGAACTCTCTTTATTTGCGGTGGTATGGTCTCTGATATGGACTGTCCGCTTGACTTGGTCCTGAAATATGAAGTTCAGAAGAATCGGTGGACTGTGATAAATCAGATGATAAGTGCGAGGTCTTTTTTTGCAAGTGGAGTTATTGATGGGAAGATTTATGTGGCTGGAGGAAACAGCTCAGATCTTTTTGAGCTTGACTCAGCCGAGGTTTTGGACCCCGTTAAAGGGAGTTGGCATCCCATAGCTAGCATGGGAGCAAATATGGCCTCTTATGATGCAGCAGTTCTCAACGGAAAGCTTCTTGTTACAGAAGGCTGGTTGTGGCCTTTCTTTGTCTCTCCCAGGGGTCAGGTTTATGATCCGAGAACTAATAATTGGGAGAGCATGGCTGTTGGACTGAGAGAAGGCTGGACAGGTTCAAGTGTGGTGATTTGTGGCCATTTGTTTGTGGTCTCAGAGCTTGAAAGGATGAAGCTTAAGGTTTATGATGCGGATACTGATTCCTGGGAACCAATAGAAGGGCCCCCTTTGCCAGAGCAGATCTGTAAACCCTTTGCTGTCAATGCCTGTGATTGCATGATATATGTTGTGGGCAAGAACCTTCATGTTGCTGTTGGTCAAATCTCAAGGGTTAGCCGTAAAGGAACTTGCGAGAAGAAGTGGAGCTTTGGTGTTCGATGGAATGTGGTTGATGCACCGGATTGTTTCTCTGACTTGACGCCCTCAAGTTCGCAG ATTGTTAGTCATCTCTCCTTAACTGCATCTTGCCCATGA
- the LOC137725537 gene encoding F-box/kelch-repeat protein At1g30090-like isoform X2, whose amino-acid sequence MQRVRLSSQQAPVHKLGDSQIALSPKFRLAVIQSSLLNPSPELELSLEETPLIPGLPDDVALNCLLRVPVEGHTASKAVSKRWHLMFGSKERFFTRRKELGFKVPWLFVFAFHKCTGRIQWQVLDLTNFSWHTIPAMPCRDKVFPHGFRCVSMPHEGTLFICGGMVSDMDCPLDLVLKYEVQKNRWTVINQMISARSFFASGVIDGKIYVAGGNSSDLFELDSAEVLDPVKGSWHPIASMGANMASYDAAVLNGKLLVTEGWLWPFFVSPRGQVYDPRTNNWESMAVGLREGWTGSSVVICGHLFVVSELERMKLKVYDADTDSWEPIEGPPLPEQICKPFAVNACDCMIYVVGKNLHVAVGQISRVSRKGTCEKKWSFGVRWNVVDAPDCFSDLTPSSSQVLFA is encoded by the coding sequence ATGCAACGGGTTAGACTGTCCTCCCAACAGGCGCCGGTACACAAGCTAGGGGATTCTCAGATTGCGTTATCCCCGAAGTTTAGATTAGCGGTTATCCAGTCTTCGTTGTTGAATCCTTCCCCGGAGTTAGAGCTGTCTCTTGAGGAAACCCCCCTCATTCCTGGCCTTCCTGATGATGTTGCACTTAACTGTCTCCTTCGGGTTCCAGTCGAAGGCCACACAGCAAGCAAAGCTGTCAGCAAGCGTTGGCATCTAATGTTTGGTAGTAAAGAGCGATTTTTTACTCGAAGAAAAGAATTAGGCTTCAAAGTCCCTTGGCTTTTTGTCTTTGCCTTTCACAAGTGCACTGGAAGGATTCAATGGCAGGTTCTTGATCTCACTAATTTCTCTTGGCACACTATCCCTGCCATGCCTTGCAGGGACAAAGTTTTTCCCCATGGATTCAGATGTGTATCGATGCCCCACGAAGGAACTCTCTTTATTTGCGGTGGTATGGTCTCTGATATGGACTGTCCGCTTGACTTGGTCCTGAAATATGAAGTTCAGAAGAATCGGTGGACTGTGATAAATCAGATGATAAGTGCGAGGTCTTTTTTTGCAAGTGGAGTTATTGATGGGAAGATTTATGTGGCTGGAGGAAACAGCTCAGATCTTTTTGAGCTTGACTCAGCCGAGGTTTTGGACCCCGTTAAAGGGAGTTGGCATCCCATAGCTAGCATGGGAGCAAATATGGCCTCTTATGATGCAGCAGTTCTCAACGGAAAGCTTCTTGTTACAGAAGGCTGGTTGTGGCCTTTCTTTGTCTCTCCCAGGGGTCAGGTTTATGATCCGAGAACTAATAATTGGGAGAGCATGGCTGTTGGACTGAGAGAAGGCTGGACAGGTTCAAGTGTGGTGATTTGTGGCCATTTGTTTGTGGTCTCAGAGCTTGAAAGGATGAAGCTTAAGGTTTATGATGCGGATACTGATTCCTGGGAACCAATAGAAGGGCCCCCTTTGCCAGAGCAGATCTGTAAACCCTTTGCTGTCAATGCCTGTGATTGCATGATATATGTTGTGGGCAAGAACCTTCATGTTGCTGTTGGTCAAATCTCAAGGGTTAGCCGTAAAGGAACTTGCGAGAAGAAGTGGAGCTTTGGTGTTCGATGGAATGTGGTTGATGCACCGGATTGTTTCTCTGACTTGACGCCCTCAAGTTCGCAGGTCCTGTTTGCTTAG